A window of Leclercia adecarboxylata contains these coding sequences:
- a CDS encoding efflux RND transporter periplasmic adaptor subunit, which yields MKYPLLFALLVCTLNSAFAAPIPVRVATVEQTAHAAERHIPGRIEAIHTVELRARTEGVITRTHFRDGQYVKKGDVLFELDDAEPRAAVRLAQAEVKSAEATLRQAQQQLSRFESLGSNNAISRHDVDNARMQRDVASAALEQARARLEARNLTLTYTRIISPIDGRVGHSPFHVGSLVNPASGVLAEVVQLDPIRIAFALEEGAFATRAGQHADIHAMKQAWQALIDSNGQRVAGELTSVDNRIDPRTASVMLRAEFANPRHQLLPGGNLNVYLRPASEQPVLTLPAAAVQQNSDGYFAWVVNAEGKAEQRPLHIAGQIGQQFQIASGVQAGERAIADGAQRVQPGAAVQILN from the coding sequence ATGAAATATCCACTCCTGTTCGCGCTCCTCGTCTGTACCCTGAATTCCGCCTTTGCCGCCCCCATTCCCGTGCGCGTTGCCACCGTGGAGCAGACCGCCCACGCGGCAGAGCGTCACATCCCGGGCCGTATCGAAGCCATCCACACCGTCGAACTGCGGGCCCGCACGGAAGGCGTCATCACCCGCACCCACTTTCGTGACGGGCAGTACGTGAAAAAAGGCGATGTGCTGTTTGAGCTGGACGATGCCGAGCCGCGTGCCGCCGTGCGCCTGGCGCAGGCCGAGGTGAAAAGCGCGGAAGCCACGCTGCGTCAGGCGCAGCAGCAGCTTTCACGCTTCGAAAGCCTGGGCAGCAACAACGCCATCAGCCGCCACGACGTGGACAACGCCCGCATGCAGCGCGATGTGGCCAGCGCCGCGCTGGAGCAGGCCCGAGCCCGGCTCGAGGCCCGCAACCTGACCCTGACTTACACCCGCATCATCTCCCCCATCGATGGCCGCGTGGGGCACAGCCCGTTCCACGTGGGTAGCCTGGTGAATCCGGCCAGCGGCGTGCTGGCGGAAGTGGTGCAGCTCGATCCCATCCGCATCGCCTTCGCGCTGGAAGAGGGGGCGTTTGCCACCAGGGCCGGACAGCATGCGGATATCCACGCCATGAAGCAGGCGTGGCAGGCGCTGATCGACAGTAACGGCCAGCGCGTGGCCGGGGAACTGACCTCGGTGGATAACCGCATCGACCCGCGCACCGCCAGCGTGATGCTGCGCGCCGAGTTCGCCAACCCGCGCCATCAGCTGCTGCCCGGCGGTAACCTGAATGTGTATCTGCGTCCGGCAAGCGAGCAGCCGGTGCTGACCCTGCCTGCCGCGGCGGTCCAGCAAAACAGCGACGGCTACTTCGCCTGGGTGGTTAACGCCGAGGGCAAAGCCGAACAACGCCCCCTTCACATTGCCGGGCAGATCGGCCAGCAGTTTCAGATTGCCTCCGGTGTGCAGGCCGGGGAGCGAGCCATCGCTGACGGCGCGCAGCGCGTGCAGCCGGGCGCTGCCGTCCAGATACTGAATTAA
- a CDS encoding cation-transporting P-type ATPase, producing the protein MHHTQTPPTPGTTPNLAYQQTVDQTLAARQSTAAGLSRAEAQARLQQHGPNALPEKKARPAWLRFLAHFNDVLIYVLLAAAVLTAIMGHWVDTLVILGVAVINALIGHIQESNAEKSLSSIRNMLASDARVIRDGNHETIPTTEIVPGDIIVLRAGDRIPADMRLIEAHNLRVEEAILTGESTVVDKHTQPLNGELPLGDRTNLVFSGTTVSAGGGVGVVIATGQETELGHINQMMAEIEKHRTPLLVQMDKLGKAIFGIIMAMMAALFVFSLLLRDMPIGELLLSLISLAVAAVPEGLPAIISIILSLGVQAMARKRAIIRKLPTVETLGAMTVVCSDKTGTLTMNEMTVKAIITADSCYRVEGDSYAPEGNICLEGSDEPVQIQPGTVLEQYLRTVDLCNDSQMIQDERGLWGITGGPTEGALKVLAAKAHLAPIMTTLINKIPFDSQYKYMSTHYQIGSEEQILITGAPDVIFALCAQQQTRSGAEAFNRSYWEAEMERYARQGLRMVAAAFKPANGEQTLTHDDLSHGLIFLGIAGMMDPPRPEAIDAIHACQQAGIRVKMITGDHPQTAMSIGQMLGIANSAQAVTGYQLEHMDDAELAKAAVEYDIFARTSPEHKLRLVKALQEKGEIVGMTGDGVNDAPALRQADVGIAMGIKGTEVTKEAADMVLTDDNFATIASAVKEGRRVYDNLKKTILFIMPTNLAQGLLIVIALLAGNIIPLTPVLILWMNMATSATLSFGLAFEAAERNIMRRPPRQTGQHVMDAYAVWRVAFVGTLIAVAAFALEAWLAPRGHSAEFIRTVLLQMLVCAQWVYMINCRNTEGFSLNRGLLANKGIWLVTGVLLLLQLAIIYLPFMQMLFGTEALPLRYWGVTLATAGAMFFVVEIEKRLTRRFRKAA; encoded by the coding sequence ATGCATCATACCCAGACGCCGCCCACGCCGGGCACCACGCCGAACCTGGCCTACCAGCAGACGGTAGACCAGACGCTCGCCGCCCGGCAGAGCACCGCTGCGGGTTTAAGCCGTGCTGAGGCGCAGGCGCGCCTGCAGCAGCATGGCCCTAATGCCCTGCCGGAGAAAAAAGCCCGTCCGGCCTGGTTGCGTTTTCTGGCCCATTTTAATGATGTCTTAATTTATGTCCTGCTGGCCGCTGCGGTGTTAACCGCAATTATGGGTCACTGGGTCGATACCCTGGTTATTCTGGGCGTGGCGGTCATTAATGCCTTAATTGGTCATATTCAGGAAAGTAACGCCGAAAAATCACTGAGCAGTATCCGGAATATGCTCGCCAGCGATGCGCGGGTTATTCGTGACGGAAATCATGAAACAATACCCACAACTGAAATAGTCCCCGGGGATATTATTGTCCTGCGCGCCGGAGATCGTATTCCGGCAGATATGCGCTTAATTGAGGCGCATAATTTACGCGTGGAAGAGGCAATTCTGACCGGCGAATCCACGGTCGTGGATAAACACACCCAGCCGCTGAACGGGGAATTACCGCTCGGCGATCGCACCAATCTGGTTTTCTCCGGTACGACGGTGAGCGCAGGCGGTGGCGTCGGGGTGGTGATTGCCACTGGCCAGGAGACCGAACTGGGCCACATTAACCAGATGATGGCCGAGATCGAAAAACACCGCACGCCGCTGCTGGTGCAGATGGACAAGCTCGGCAAGGCCATCTTCGGGATCATCATGGCGATGATGGCCGCGCTGTTCGTCTTTAGCCTTTTGCTGCGCGACATGCCCATCGGCGAACTGCTGCTCTCCTTGATCAGCCTGGCGGTGGCGGCGGTGCCGGAAGGGCTGCCTGCCATTATCTCCATCATCCTCTCTCTGGGCGTGCAGGCGATGGCCCGTAAGCGCGCCATCATTCGTAAACTGCCCACCGTCGAAACCCTGGGGGCGATGACCGTGGTGTGCTCGGATAAAACCGGCACCCTGACCATGAACGAGATGACCGTTAAGGCGATCATCACCGCCGACAGCTGCTACCGCGTGGAGGGCGACAGCTACGCCCCGGAAGGCAACATCTGTCTGGAGGGCAGCGACGAGCCGGTGCAGATCCAGCCGGGTACCGTGCTGGAGCAGTATCTGCGCACCGTCGACCTGTGTAACGACAGCCAGATGATTCAGGACGAGCGCGGCCTGTGGGGCATCACCGGCGGGCCAACCGAAGGCGCCCTGAAGGTGCTGGCGGCCAAGGCCCACCTTGCGCCGATCATGACCACGCTTATCAACAAGATCCCGTTCGACTCGCAGTACAAATACATGAGCACTCACTACCAGATTGGCAGTGAGGAGCAGATTTTGATTACCGGCGCGCCGGACGTGATTTTCGCCCTCTGTGCACAGCAGCAGACCCGCAGCGGTGCCGAAGCCTTTAACCGCAGCTACTGGGAAGCCGAGATGGAGCGCTATGCCCGCCAGGGGCTGCGGATGGTGGCGGCAGCCTTCAAACCGGCGAACGGTGAGCAGACGTTAACCCATGACGACCTCAGCCACGGCCTGATCTTCCTCGGCATCGCCGGGATGATGGATCCGCCGCGTCCGGAGGCCATCGACGCCATTCACGCCTGCCAGCAGGCGGGGATCCGCGTGAAGATGATCACCGGGGATCACCCGCAGACGGCGATGAGCATCGGCCAGATGCTGGGGATCGCCAACAGCGCCCAGGCGGTGACCGGCTATCAGCTGGAGCACATGGATGATGCCGAGCTGGCAAAAGCGGCGGTGGAGTATGACATCTTCGCCCGCACCAGCCCGGAGCATAAGCTGCGCCTGGTGAAAGCCCTGCAGGAGAAAGGTGAAATTGTCGGCATGACCGGTGACGGCGTGAACGATGCCCCGGCGCTGCGCCAGGCGGACGTCGGGATCGCGATGGGCATCAAGGGCACCGAAGTGACCAAAGAGGCCGCCGACATGGTGCTGACGGACGACAACTTCGCCACCATCGCCAGCGCGGTGAAAGAGGGGCGTCGCGTCTACGACAACCTGAAGAAGACCATTCTGTTCATCATGCCGACCAACCTCGCGCAGGGTCTGCTGATTGTGATTGCCCTGCTGGCGGGGAACATCATTCCCCTGACGCCGGTGCTGATTTTGTGGATGAACATGGCGACCTCCGCCACGCTCTCCTTCGGTCTGGCGTTTGAAGCCGCCGAGCGCAATATCATGCGTCGCCCACCGCGTCAGACCGGGCAGCACGTGATGGACGCGTATGCCGTCTGGCGCGTGGCCTTCGTCGGCACCCTGATCGCCGTCGCCGCCTTTGCGCTGGAAGCCTGGCTGGCCCCGCGCGGCCACAGCGCCGAGTTTATCCGTACCGTGCTGCTGCAGATGCTGGTCTGCGCCCAGTGGGTCTACATGATTAACTGCCGCAACACCGAGGGCTTCTCCCTGAACCGCGGCCTGCTGGCGAACAAAGGGATCTGGCTGGTGACGGGCGTGCTGCTTCTGCTGCAGCTGGCGATTATCTACCTGCCGTTTATGCAGATGCTGTTCGGCACCGAAGCCCTGCCGCTGCGCTACTGGGGCGTAACCCTGGCGACCGCGGGCGCGATGTTCTTCGTCGTTGAGATCGAGAAACGCCTGACCCGCAGGTTCCGTAAGGCTGCATAA